One region of Rhodophyticola sp. CCM32 genomic DNA includes:
- the dtd gene encoding D-aminoacyl-tRNA deacylase produces MRALIQRVSAARVSVEHAVIGEIGPGLLVLICAMQGDTEAEADSMAAKISKLRIFSDQAGKMNRSLTDTGGGALVVSQFTLAADTSRGNRPGFSAAAPPADGDRLYQHFARALADLGIPVETGAFGADMAVTLTNDGPVTIWLDTNQTA; encoded by the coding sequence ATGAGGGCACTGATCCAGCGGGTCAGCGCGGCCCGTGTCTCGGTGGAACATGCGGTGATCGGAGAGATCGGGCCGGGCCTTCTGGTTCTGATCTGCGCCATGCAGGGCGACACAGAGGCCGAGGCAGACAGCATGGCCGCCAAAATCTCCAAACTGCGCATTTTCAGCGATCAGGCAGGCAAGATGAACCGCAGCCTGACAGATACCGGCGGCGGCGCCCTGGTTGTCAGCCAGTTTACCCTGGCCGCCGACACGTCCCGCGGCAACCGGCCCGGGTTTTCAGCCGCTGCCCCGCCTGCAGACGGCGACCGCCTGTACCAGCATTTTGCACGCGCCCTCGCCGATCTTGGCATCCCCGTCGAGACCGGCGCCTTCGGGGCTGATATGGCGGTCACGCTGACCAATGATGGGCCCGTCACAATCTGGCTCGACACCAATCAAACCGCTTAA
- a CDS encoding alpha-E domain-containing protein yields MLGKTAGGLFWMFRYLERSENTARLIQAGFRIALTRPDGADDEWASVLKTAGVADLYHAGHDGMDAARVINFLLRDTANPSSVMSAIAAARQNARLVRTAITREVWEAVNDTYMILKQTLARPVAPRNLPEVLGMIRQQSALVRGATHGTMLRNDMFDFCRIGTFLERADNTARILDVKYYVLLPSISQIGSNLDNVQWETILRSVAGQRAYRWISGGESSPMGIANFLIFDGRMPRSLKFTIGKLATNLGYLEREYDARHRAHDMVEDLAGRLSRTTIEQVFDEGLHEYIVDFLRDLGQLGAQVNSDYRFLG; encoded by the coding sequence ATGCTGGGCAAAACCGCAGGCGGCCTGTTCTGGATGTTCCGCTATCTGGAGCGATCGGAAAACACCGCCCGCCTGATCCAGGCCGGGTTCCGCATTGCCCTGACCCGCCCGGACGGGGCCGATGATGAATGGGCCAGCGTGTTGAAAACCGCCGGGGTCGCCGATCTCTACCATGCCGGACATGACGGGATGGATGCCGCCCGGGTGATCAATTTCCTGCTGCGCGATACGGCCAACCCGTCATCGGTGATGTCGGCCATAGCCGCCGCCCGGCAGAATGCGCGGCTGGTGCGCACCGCCATCACCCGCGAGGTGTGGGAAGCGGTGAATGACACCTATATGATCCTGAAACAGACGCTGGCGCGGCCGGTAGCGCCGCGCAACCTGCCCGAGGTTCTGGGCATGATCCGCCAGCAATCGGCGCTGGTGCGCGGTGCAACCCATGGCACGATGCTGCGCAATGACATGTTTGATTTCTGCCGCATCGGCACATTTCTGGAACGCGCCGACAACACCGCGCGCATTCTGGATGTGAAATATTACGTGCTGCTGCCGTCGATCAGTCAGATCGGCTCAAACCTGGACAATGTGCAATGGGAGACCATTTTGCGCTCGGTTGCCGGGCAACGGGCCTATCGCTGGATCAGTGGCGGCGAATCGAGCCCGATGGGCATTGCCAATTTCCTGATCTTTGACGGGCGGATGCCGCGCAGCCTGAAATTCACCATCGGCAAACTGGCCACCAATCTGGGCTATCTGGAACGGGAATATGACGCCCGACACAGGGCCCATGACATGGTCGAGGATCTGGCCGGGCGTCTGTCGCGCACCACGATCGAACAGGTGTTTGACGAGGGGTTGCATGAATATATCGTCGATTTCCTGCGCGATCTGGGGCAGCTGGGGGCCCAGGTCAACAGCGATTACCGGTTTCTGGGATAG
- a CDS encoding circularly permuted type 2 ATP-grasp protein yields MKDKPDFFDEMTGGADAARPAYQPYETWFQSEDLRDLRKKSTEAERFFRRTGITFNVYGQDEADERLIPFDIVPRIISGREWARLTKGIEQRVRAINAFLHDIYHRQEILRAGRVPPELIARNDAFLPQMLGVTPPGNIYTHIVGVDLVRTGEDDFFVLEDNARTPSGVSYMLENRETMMQMFPELFSRIKVREVQDYPVQLRRSLTACAPPAAKGGCCAAVLTPGIHNSAYFEHAFLADHMGVELVEGSDLRVIDGRIAMRTTRGYQAIDVLYRRVDDDFMDPLNFNPDSMLGVPGIMDVYRAGGITIANAPGTGIADDKAIYSYMPDIVEFYTGEKAILKNVPTWRCSEAEALSYVLDNLQDLVVKEVHGSGGYGMLVGPAASKKELAAFRAKLKAKPGNYIAQPTLALSTVPILTQKGLAPRHVDLRPFVLVSPDRIDITPGGLTRVALKQGSLVVNSSQGGGTKDTWVLEE; encoded by the coding sequence ATGAAGGACAAGCCTGATTTCTTCGACGAGATGACCGGCGGAGCCGACGCCGCGCGCCCTGCATACCAACCCTATGAGACATGGTTCCAAAGCGAGGATCTGCGCGATCTGCGCAAGAAATCCACCGAGGCCGAGCGGTTTTTCCGCCGCACTGGCATCACCTTCAACGTCTATGGCCAGGACGAGGCGGATGAACGCCTGATCCCGTTCGATATTGTCCCCCGGATCATATCGGGCCGCGAATGGGCCCGTCTGACCAAAGGCATCGAGCAGCGGGTGCGCGCGATCAACGCCTTTCTCCATGACATCTATCACCGGCAGGAGATTTTGCGCGCCGGGCGGGTGCCGCCCGAGCTGATTGCCCGCAACGATGCGTTCCTGCCGCAGATGCTGGGCGTGACCCCGCCGGGCAATATCTACACCCATATCGTCGGTGTCGATCTGGTGCGTACCGGCGAAGATGATTTCTTCGTGCTGGAAGACAATGCGCGCACGCCTTCGGGTGTCTCCTACATGCTGGAGAACCGCGAGACGATGATGCAGATGTTCCCGGAACTGTTCAGCCGGATCAAGGTGCGCGAGGTGCAGGATTACCCCGTGCAACTGCGCCGGTCCCTGACCGCCTGCGCCCCGCCTGCGGCAAAGGGCGGCTGCTGTGCGGCGGTGCTGACGCCCGGCATCCATAATTCGGCCTATTTCGAACATGCCTTTCTGGCCGATCATATGGGCGTTGAACTGGTCGAGGGCAGCGACCTGCGGGTGATCGACGGGCGCATCGCCATGCGAACGACGCGCGGCTATCAGGCAATTGATGTGCTCTATCGCCGGGTTGATGATGATTTTATGGATCCGCTGAACTTCAACCCGGACTCGATGCTGGGGGTGCCGGGTATCATGGATGTCTATCGCGCGGGCGGGATCACCATTGCCAATGCGCCGGGCACCGGCATTGCGGATGACAAGGCAATATACAGCTACATGCCTGATATCGTGGAGTTTTACACAGGCGAAAAGGCCATTCTGAAAAACGTGCCCACCTGGCGCTGTTCCGAGGCGGAGGCGCTGTCCTATGTGCTGGACAATCTGCAGGATCTGGTGGTGAAAGAGGTCCATGGCTCGGGCGGCTATGGCATGCTGGTGGGGCCTGCCGCCTCGAAAAAGGAACTGGCCGCGTTCCGCGCCAAGCTGAAGGCGAAGCCGGGCAATTACATCGCCCAGCCCACGCTGGCGCTGTCAACGGTTCCGATCCTCACACAAAAGGGACTTGCCCCGCGCCATGTGGATTTGCGACCCTTTGTGCTGGTCTCTCCCGACCGGATTGACATCACGCCGGGCGGGTTGACCCGCGTCGCCCTGAAACAGGGGTCTCTGGTGGTCAATTCAAGCCAGGGCGGCGGTACCAAAGACACCTGGGTTCTGGAGGAATAG